The window GAGTGATGGTGCGCATGATGGGGTTCTGCAGCGAGATCAGCGTCTCGGTGGACTGGATCTCGTCGATGGTCTGGATCTTGTTGATAAGTACCTGTTGCAGCGCGTCAATCGACCGGCACATCACTTTGATGAATACGCTGTAGTGGCCGGTGGTGTAATAGGCCTCTACCACTTCTTCCAGGCTTTCCAGCTTTTTAAGCGCGGAAGGGTAGTCTTTGGCACTCTTCAATATAATGCCAATAAAGCAACAAACGTCGTAACCCAGCTTTTTGGGGTTCACGTCCACCCGCGCGCCGGTGATGATGCCGGCCTGCTTCATCTTCTCTACTCGTACATGAATGGTGCCGGGGCTGACGGCAAAATTCTTCGCCAGTTCGGCATAGGGCGTGCGCGCATTGTCCATCAGGGCGTTGAGGATGCCGCGATCGAGATTATCGATCTGATAAATTTCCGCCATTTAATCCACCGTTAATTAGTGATTGTTGAATTACACACCGGTAAAAATGAACGATTAAAAATGAAAAGGCAATATTGATTAACGGATATTGAATTAAGCTGCGGTTCTGTTGCTTAATCGATGCAACAGAGACAGGTTTATAAGAGATACGGCAATGAAAAAACAGTTTATCCAAAAACAACAACAAATCAGCCTGGTTAAATCCTTCTTCTCCCGCCAGCTGGAACAGCGGCTGGGTCTGATTGAAGTGCAGGCGCCGATCCTCAGCCGCCTGGGCGACGGCACGCAAGACAACCTGTCCGGCAGTGAGAAAGCGGTGCAGGTAAAGGTGAAAACCTTGCCGGACGCCACCTTCGAAGTGGTGCACTCACTGGCCAAATGGAAACGCAAGACGCTGGGCAGCTACGATTTCGGCGCCGGTGAAGGCCTGTATACCCATATGAAAGCGCTGCGCCCGGATGAAGATCGTCTGAGCGCGATCCACTCGGTGTACGTCGATCAATGGGACTGGGAGCGGGTGATGGGCGACGGCGAACGCAGCCTGGACTACCTGAAAAGCACCGTGAGCCGCATTTATGCCTCCATTAAGGCAACGGAAGCGGAAGTAAGCCGCGAATATGGCTTAACGCCATTCCTGCCGGAGCAGATCCACTTTGTCCACAGCGAAACCCTGCTGCAGCGTTATCCGGATCTGGATGCCAAGGGCCGCGAACGGGCGATCGCCAAAGAACTGGGCGCGGTGTTTCTGATTGGCATCGGCGGCAAGCTGTCGCACGGCAAGTCACACGACGTGCGGGCGCCGGATTATGATGACTGGACCACTCAGGCGGCCGAGGGGCTGGCCGGCCTGAACGGCGATATTCTGGTGTGGAACCCGGTGCTGCAGGACGCCTTCGAGATCTCCTCTATGGGCATCCGCGTTGACGCCGCTGCGCTGCAGCACCAGCTGGCGCTGACCGGCGATGAAGATCGCCTGAAGCTGGAGTGGCACCAGTCGCTGCTGCGCGGCGACATGCCGCAGACCATCGGCGGCGGTATCGGCCAGTCGCGCCTGGTAATGCTGCTGCTGCAGCTGCCGCATATCGGCCAGGTGCAGTGCGGCGTATGGTCGCCGGAAGTGCGCGGGGCGGTCGAAGGCCTGCTCTAATCCCGCCTAGCGCCGCCAGCGGCGCATCAAACGGCTTTTTAGCCCGGTATCAAAGCGCCAGATATGATCGAAGATGCGCATGATGCCGGGTTTGCCATAGGCGGACATCGCCACCGCGTGAAAACGCTGATGATGGCTCTGCTGCTGCAATTTCACCTTCTTTATTACCTCATCCGGCAATCGCTGGGCGATAAAATCAGAAATAATCACCGCATCGGCGTCAAACCAGCCGCTTTCCGCCATCTTGCCGGCGGTGGCGTTCAGGCAGGCCGCCAGATCGGTGCCGCCGCGGAAGTGTTGGCCCAGAAAGCGCACCGCTTGCTCGATACCGCTGGCGGCGGTGAGCTCGTAATGCACGATCTGGTTGGCGAACAGCATGATGTAGC is drawn from Serratia entomophila and contains these coding sequences:
- the asnA gene encoding aspartate--ammonia ligase, producing the protein MKKQFIQKQQQISLVKSFFSRQLEQRLGLIEVQAPILSRLGDGTQDNLSGSEKAVQVKVKTLPDATFEVVHSLAKWKRKTLGSYDFGAGEGLYTHMKALRPDEDRLSAIHSVYVDQWDWERVMGDGERSLDYLKSTVSRIYASIKATEAEVSREYGLTPFLPEQIHFVHSETLLQRYPDLDAKGRERAIAKELGAVFLIGIGGKLSHGKSHDVRAPDYDDWTTQAAEGLAGLNGDILVWNPVLQDAFEISSMGIRVDAAALQHQLALTGDEDRLKLEWHQSLLRGDMPQTIGGGIGQSRLVMLLLQLPHIGQVQCGVWSPEVRGAVEGLL
- the asnC gene encoding transcriptional regulator AsnC, which translates into the protein MAEIYQIDNLDRGILNALMDNARTPYAELAKNFAVSPGTIHVRVEKMKQAGIITGARVDVNPKKLGYDVCCFIGIILKSAKDYPSALKKLESLEEVVEAYYTTGHYSVFIKVMCRSIDALQQVLINKIQTIDEIQSTETLISLQNPIMRTITP